Within Sinorhizobium sp. RAC02, the genomic segment TTTCGACCTCGGCAATGCGACCGCTCTCGATGCGAATGCGGACATTGCTCGCCCAGCCGCCCGTCAGCAGCCCCTGCCTTGCATGAATGACGCCCACGGCGTGTCTCCTCTCCCGGTGTGCCTGTTCGACGCCGAATTTCAAAATGGCTCTTGCGTCGATTGCGATTATGTATATACATTATATTCATCGCAGGGAAGAGGCAATCACCATGGTGGCAACGGAAAAGGACACGGTCCGCGTCTGGCGCAATGCGCGACTGGCGACGCTCAAGGAAAGCCTGCCGGGGCTCGGCATCGTGGAAAACGGTGCCATTGCCGTGCGCGACGGCCGCATCGCCTTTGCCGGTCCTGAAGCCGATCTGCCGGCCGAATTCTCCGCTGCGGAAACGATCGACTGCGAAGGCCGCTGGATCACGCCGGGCCTTATCGACTGCCATACCCACCTCGTGCATGCCGGCGACCGCGCCCACGAATTCGAGCTTCGCCTTGCCGGCGCCTCCTATGAGGAGATCGCGCGGGCCGGTGGCGGCATTGTTTCGTCCGTCAAGGCGCTGCGCGCGGCAAGCGAAGACGACCTCGTGCGCCAGACCCTGCCCCGCCTCGATGCGCTGATCGCCGAGGGCGTGACGACCGTGGAGCTGAAATCCGGCTACGGCCTCGACACCGAAAACGAGATGAAGTCGCTGCGCGCTGCCCGCCGTGTCGGCGAAGAGCGTGACGTCACCGTGCGCACCACCTTCCTCGGCGCCCATGCGCTGCCGCCGGAAATGAACGGCGACAAGACCGCCTATGTCGACAAGGTCGTGAACGAGATGCTGCCGGCCATCGCAGCCGAGGGGCTTGCCGATGCCGTCGACGGGTTCTGCGAGGGCATCGCCTTTTCTACCGACGAGATGGCAAGGGTCTTTGACGCCGCCAAGGCGCATGGCCTGCCAGTGAAGCTTCATGCCGACCAGCTTTCCAATCTGCACGGCGCAGCACTTGCCGCCTCTTATGGCGCACTGTCGGCCGACCACCTCGAATATACCGACGATGCAGGCGCGGCCGCCATGGCCAAGGCCGGCACCGTCGCCGTCATCCTGCCGGGCGCCTTCTATTTCATCCGCGAGACCAAGAAGCCGCCGGTCGAACTCTTCCGCAAGCATGGCGTGAAAATGGCCGTCGCCACCGATAGCAATCCCGGCACCTCGCCGCTCACCTCTCTGCTTCTAACCATGAACATGGCTGCAACCCTCTTCGGCATGACCGTCGAGGAATGCATTGCCGGCACGACGCGCGAGGCTGCGCGCGCGCTGGGCCTGGTCGACGAAGTGGGGACGCTCGAAGCCGGAAAATGGGCCGATTTCGTCCTCTGGGACATCGGCCGGCCGGCGGAACTGGTCTATCGCATGGGCTTCAACCCCATGTTTGCCCGTATCCGCAGCGGACACTGAACACGTCCTACCGCAAAGCCCAACGCGCTTTGCCGGATGTGCTCGAATTCGATCTTTGCGCAGCCGCGTGCTGCATCGGGAAATCAATCATGACGATCACCCTTCACCCGGGCTCCGTACCTCTCAAGACCCTTGAAACCATCTACTGGACCGGAGAGGCGACCAAGCTCGACGCGTCCTTCGACGCCGGCATCCAGAAGGCCGCCGCCCGCATCGCGGAAATCGCCGCCGGCGACGAGCCGGTCTACGGCATCAATACCGGTTTCGGTAAACTCGCCTCGATCAAGATCGCCTCCGCCGACGTGGCGACGCTCCAGCGCAACCTGATCCTGTCGCATTGCTGCGGCGTCGGCAAACCGCTTGCCGAAAACATCGTGCGCCTGATCATCGCTCTGAAGCTGATCTCGCTCGGCCGCGGCGCTTCCGGCGTGCGCATCGAGATCGTGCGGCTTCTCGAGGCCATGCAGGCAAAGGGCGTCATCCCGGTCATTCCGGAACAGGGTTCCGTTGGCGCCTCCGGCGACCTTGCGCCGCTTGCCCACATGACGGCCGTGATGCTCGGCGAAGGCGAAGCCTTCTATGCCGGCGAACGGCTGCGCGGCGGCGAAGCACTCGCCAAGGCCGGGCTTGCGCCCGTCGTGCTCGCCGCCAAGGAAGGCCTCGCCCTCATCAATGGCACGCAGGTCTCGACCGCTCTGGCGCTCGCCGGCCTCTTCCGCGCCCATCGTGCGGCACAGGCAGCACTCGCCACCGGTGCGCTGTCCACCGATGCGGCCATGGGCTCGTCTGCACCCTTCCATCCGGATATCCACACGCTGCGCGGTCACAAGGGCCAGATCGATGCGGCCGCATCGCTGCGCGCCCTGCTTGCCGGTTCCGTCATCCGCGAAAGCCATATCACCGGCGACGAGCGTGTGCAGGATCCTTACTGCATCCGCTGCCAGCCGCAGGTCGACGGCGCCTGCCTCGATGTCCTGCGCACCGCCGCCCGCACGCTTGAAATCGAAGCCAATGCCGTGACTGACAACCCGCTCGTCCTGTCGGACAACAGCGTCGTTTCCGGCGGCAACTTCCACGCCGAGCCCGTCGCCTTCGCTGCCGACCAGATCGCCATTGCGGTTTGCGAGATCGGTGCGATTTCCCAGCGGCGCATCGCGCTGCTCGTCGACCCCGCCCTCTCCTTCGGCCTGCCGGCCTTCCTTGCCAAGAAGCCCGGCCTCAACTCCGGCCTGATGATCGCGGAAGTCACCTCGGCCGCGCTGATGAGCGAAAACAAGCAGATGGCGCATCCGGCCTCGGTCGATTCGACGCCGACCTCCGCCAACCAGGAAGACCACGTCTCCATGGCCTGCCACGGCGCCCGCCGCCTGCTGCGCATGACGGAAAACCTGTTCGCCATCATCGGCATCGAGGCGTTGACGGCCGCGCAGGGCATCGACTTCCGTGCCCCGCTCACCACCAGCCCGGAGCTGCAGAAGGTCGTGGCAGCGCTGCGCACCGTCGTGGCGACGCTGGAGGAAGACCGCTACATGGCGCCGGATCTCGCCGCCGCCAGCACCTTCGTCTCCTCGGGCGCGCTCGCCGCTTCCGTAACGAAGGGCATCCTGCCGGTGCTGGAGGCGTAAGATGGCGCTGTTCAAACTTCACCAGGGCACCTCGCCCGTCATCCTCGCCTTCCCGCATACCGGCACGGATGTCCCGGCCGATATCTGGGAGCGCCTCAACGACAACGGTCGCATCCTCGCTGATACGGACTGGCACATCGAGCGTCTCTATGACGGTCTTCTGCCCGATGTAACGACGGTGCGCGCCACGTTCCACCGCTACGTCATCGATGCCAACCGCGATCCGGCCGGCGTCAGCCTCTATCCCGGCCAGAACACGACGGGCCTCGTTCCGGACACGGATTTCGACGGCAAGCCGATCTGGAAGGATGGCGCGGCACCGACCGAGACGGACATCGCCTATCGGCTCGCCAATTTCCACGCGCCCTATCACGCGGCCCTTGCCGCCGAAATCGAGCGCGTCAAGGCGATCCACGGCGTGGCGATCCTCTATGATTGCCACTCGATCCGCTCGCTGATCCCCTTCCTGTTCGAAGGCCGGCTGCCGGATTTCAACGTCGGCACCGACATGGGCCGCACCTGCGACAACGCCATCGAAACGGCGACCTTCGAGGCCTGCGCCACAGCCGAGGGCTATACCAGCATCCTCAACGGCCGCTTCAAGGGCGGCTGGACGACACGCCACTACGGCAAGCCGGAAACCGGCGTGCACGCCATCCAGATGGAACTGGCGCAAGTCAGCCATCTCGCCACGGAAGTCCCGCCCTTCGCCCTCGATGAGGAGAAGGCCGCACGGCTCCGCATACCCCTGAAAGACATCCTGACCCGTCTCGAGGCGCTTGCCTCCACCCTTCCACGCTGATCCGGGAGAACCAGCCAATGACCACCAATCCCCGCCACAACATCCGCGAAGTACGCGCTGCCCGCGGCACCGAGCTCACCGCCAAGAGCTGGATGACGGAAGCGCCGCTGCGCATGCTGATGAACAATCTCGACCCTGACGTCGCGGAAAACCCGCACGAACTGGTCGTCTACGGCGGCATCGGCCGTGCGGCGCGCACCTGGGCCGATTTCGACAAGATCGTCGCGTCGCTGCGCGATCTCGAAGAAAACGAGACGCTGATCGTGCAATCCGGCAAGCCGGTCGGCATTTTCCGCACGCACAAGGATGCGCCGCGCGTGCTGATCGCCAACTCCAACCTCGTGCCGCACTGGGCGACGTGGGACCACTTCAACGAGCTGGATAAGAAGGGCCTTGCCATGTACGGCCAGATGACGGCCGGTTCGTGGATCTATATCGGCAGCCAGGGCATCGTTCAGGGCACCTACGAGACCTTCGTGGAAGCCGGCCGCCAGCACTATAATGGCGACCTCAAGGGCAAGTGGGTTCTGACCGGCGGCCTCGGCGGCATGGGCGGCGCCCAGCCGCTCGCCGCCGTCATGGCCGGCGCGTCGTGCCTTGCCGTCGAGTGCAACCCCGACTCGATCGATTTCCGCCTGCGCACCCGCTATATCGACGAAAAGGCCGAAACGCTCGACGAGGCGCTCGCGATGATCGACCGCTGGACGAAGGCCGGTGAGGCCAAGTCCGTCGGCCTGCTCGGCAACGCCGCCGAAATCCTGCCGGAAATGGTCCGCCGCGGCATCCGCCCGGACATGGTCACCGACCAGACCTCGGCCCACGACCCGATCAACGGCTACCTGCCGAAGGGCTGGACGATGGGAGAGTGGAAGGAAAAGCGCGAAAGCGACCCGAAGGCCGTCGAAAAGGCCGCCCGCGCCTCGATGCGCGAGCATGTCGAAGCCATGATCGCCTTCCAGGACATGGGCATCCCGACCTTCGACTACGGCAACAACATCCGTCAGGTCGCCAAGGAAGAAGGCCTCGAAAACGCCTTCGCCTTCCCGGGCTTCGTGCCGGCCTATATCCGCCCGCTTTTCTGCCGCGGCATCGGCCCGTTCCGCTGGGCTGCGCTTTCGGGTGATCCGGAGGACATCCGCAAGACCGACGCAAAGGTCAAGGAACTGCTGCCGGACAACAAGCACCTGCACAACTGGCTCGACATGGCCGCCGAGCGCATCGCCTTCCAGGGCCTGCCGGCGCGCATTTGCTGGGTCGGCCTCGGGGATCGTCATCGGCTCGGCCTCGCCTTCAACGAGATGGTCAAGAACGGCGAACTGAGCGCGCCCATCGTCATCGGCCGCGACCACCTCGACTCGGGCTCCGTCGCTTCGCCGAACCGCGAGACGGAATCGATGAAGGACGGCTCGGACGCCGTGTCCGACTGGCCGCTGCTGAACGCGCTGCTCAACACCGCCTCGGGCGCGACCTGGGTATCGCTCCACCACGGCGGCGGCGTCGGCATGGGCTTCTCGCAGCATTCGGGCGTCGTCATCTGCGCCGACGGCACGGATGAAGCGGCCGAGCGCCTTAGCCGCGTGCTGTGGAACGATCCGGCGACGGGCGTCATGCGCCACGCGGATGCCGGCTACGACATCGCGCTTGATTGCGCCAAGGAAAAAGGCCTGCGCCTGCCCGGCATCCTCGGTAACTGATGGCCCGCCTCCTTCGCAACAGCGACCATCGCCGCATGCCGTGGAAGAACGGCGGCGGCGAGACGGTCGAGGTGATCGTCACTCCGGAAGGCGCCAGCCTTTCGGATTTCGGCTGGCGCGTCAGCATGGCGACGGTGGCGAGCGATGGACCGTTCTCGGTCTTCCCCGGCATCGACCGCACGCTGGCGGTGCTGTCGGGCGAAGGCATGGCGCTCTCCATCGAAGGGCTTGGCGACAAGCTGCTGACGCCGGTCTGCGCGCCCCTCGCCTTTCCGGCCGATGCACCGACGACCGCCCGGCTGACGGGCGGACCGATCACTGATCTCAACGTGATGACGCGGCGGGTTGCTTTCCGGCATTCGCTCACGCACCACATCGCGGAAGGGTCCAAGGCGCTTCGCGATTTCGCTGGCGAACGGCTCCTGCTGGCACTGTCGCCGCTCGGCGTTTCCACAGCCGAAGGCCTCGTCGGCCTCCAGCCGCTCGATGCGCTCGTGCTCGACGGCTCGGAGAAGGCCGAGGTTTTGTCTGTCGGCGAAAGTGCGGCCTTCTATCTGGTAGAAATCACTCCCGCCTGAGCCATTGGCGGAAGCGATTTCCTTGTCCGCGCGTGAGCGGAGTGCTACCTCCCGGCACATCAATTTGCCGGGAGACATTTTCATGAGACATCGCAAATTCGGCCGCACAGGTTTCACCACCACGGATATCGGCTTCGGCGCCTGGCAGATCGGCGGCGCCTGGGGCGACGTCACCGAGGCGGATGGCCGCGCCGCGCTCAATGCCGCACTCGATGCCGGCATGACCTTCATCGACACCGCCGACGTTTATGGCGACGGCCGTTCGGAAAAGATCATCGCCGATGTTCTCAAGGATCGTGGCGGCCAGCGGCCGATGGTGGCGACGAAGGCCGGCCGCCGGCTCTCGCCGCATGTAGCCGATGGCTACAACAAGGAAAATCTCGAAGGCTTCATCGACCGCAGCCTGAAGAACCTCGGCGTCGAACGCCTCGACCTCGTGCAACTGCATTGCCCGCCGGTGGAGGTTTACTACCGTCCTGAGGTCTTCCATGCGCTGGAAGAGATCAAGGCCGCCGGCAAGATCGCCAATTACGGCGTCAGCGTGGAAAAGGTCGAGGAAGCGCTGAAGGCCATCGAGTACCCGGGCGTCGTCAGCGTGCAGATCATCTACAACATTTTTCGCCAGCGCCCGGCGCAGCTGTTCTTCAAGGAGGCCGCCCGTCGGCATGTCGCGGTCATCGCGCGCGTGCCACTGGCAAGCGGCCTACTTTCCGGCAAGATCAACCGCGATACCGCCTTCGCAGCCGATGACCACCGCAACTTCAATCGCCACGGCGAATCCTTCGACGTCGGCGAGACCTTTGCCGGCGTGCCCTTCGAGACCGGCTTGCAGGCCGTGGAAGAAATCCGCGCGCTCGTGCCGACAGGCGCCACCATGGCGGCCTTCGCGCTGCGCTGGATCCTGATGGCGGACGCCGTCAGTGTCGTCATTCCGGGCGCGCGCAATGCCGAACAGGCGAAAGCCAATGCGATCGCCGCCAGCCTTCCGGCCATTCCGGATGCCGTGATGGAAGCGACCCGCGAGGTCTATTACCGCCTCGTCGCGCCGCATGTGCACGACCGCTGGTAAGACAATCCGGGAAAGGCGAGTGCATAAATCGAAATGATAGCCAACATCATGGCTATCTATTTCGTTTATGCACTCGCCCGCGATACCGTTTCCTCGGTCATAATCAGAACAGGGGAACGACCATGAAAAGAATGCTTGCCGCACTGGCTCTCGCAGGCTC encodes:
- the hutI gene encoding imidazolonepropionase — protein: MVATEKDTVRVWRNARLATLKESLPGLGIVENGAIAVRDGRIAFAGPEADLPAEFSAAETIDCEGRWITPGLIDCHTHLVHAGDRAHEFELRLAGASYEEIARAGGGIVSSVKALRAASEDDLVRQTLPRLDALIAEGVTTVELKSGYGLDTENEMKSLRAARRVGEERDVTVRTTFLGAHALPPEMNGDKTAYVDKVVNEMLPAIAAEGLADAVDGFCEGIAFSTDEMARVFDAAKAHGLPVKLHADQLSNLHGAALAASYGALSADHLEYTDDAGAAAMAKAGTVAVILPGAFYFIRETKKPPVELFRKHGVKMAVATDSNPGTSPLTSLLLTMNMAATLFGMTVEECIAGTTREAARALGLVDEVGTLEAGKWADFVLWDIGRPAELVYRMGFNPMFARIRSGH
- the hutH gene encoding histidine ammonia-lyase — its product is MTITLHPGSVPLKTLETIYWTGEATKLDASFDAGIQKAAARIAEIAAGDEPVYGINTGFGKLASIKIASADVATLQRNLILSHCCGVGKPLAENIVRLIIALKLISLGRGASGVRIEIVRLLEAMQAKGVIPVIPEQGSVGASGDLAPLAHMTAVMLGEGEAFYAGERLRGGEALAKAGLAPVVLAAKEGLALINGTQVSTALALAGLFRAHRAAQAALATGALSTDAAMGSSAPFHPDIHTLRGHKGQIDAAASLRALLAGSVIRESHITGDERVQDPYCIRCQPQVDGACLDVLRTAARTLEIEANAVTDNPLVLSDNSVVSGGNFHAEPVAFAADQIAIAVCEIGAISQRRIALLVDPALSFGLPAFLAKKPGLNSGLMIAEVTSAALMSENKQMAHPASVDSTPTSANQEDHVSMACHGARRLLRMTENLFAIIGIEALTAAQGIDFRAPLTTSPELQKVVAALRTVVATLEEDRYMAPDLAAASTFVSSGALAASVTKGILPVLEA
- the hutG gene encoding N-formylglutamate deformylase, translated to MALFKLHQGTSPVILAFPHTGTDVPADIWERLNDNGRILADTDWHIERLYDGLLPDVTTVRATFHRYVIDANRDPAGVSLYPGQNTTGLVPDTDFDGKPIWKDGAAPTETDIAYRLANFHAPYHAALAAEIERVKAIHGVAILYDCHSIRSLIPFLFEGRLPDFNVGTDMGRTCDNAIETATFEACATAEGYTSILNGRFKGGWTTRHYGKPETGVHAIQMELAQVSHLATEVPPFALDEEKAARLRIPLKDILTRLEALASTLPR
- the hutU gene encoding urocanate hydratase; the protein is MTTNPRHNIREVRAARGTELTAKSWMTEAPLRMLMNNLDPDVAENPHELVVYGGIGRAARTWADFDKIVASLRDLEENETLIVQSGKPVGIFRTHKDAPRVLIANSNLVPHWATWDHFNELDKKGLAMYGQMTAGSWIYIGSQGIVQGTYETFVEAGRQHYNGDLKGKWVLTGGLGGMGGAQPLAAVMAGASCLAVECNPDSIDFRLRTRYIDEKAETLDEALAMIDRWTKAGEAKSVGLLGNAAEILPEMVRRGIRPDMVTDQTSAHDPINGYLPKGWTMGEWKEKRESDPKAVEKAARASMREHVEAMIAFQDMGIPTFDYGNNIRQVAKEEGLENAFAFPGFVPAYIRPLFCRGIGPFRWAALSGDPEDIRKTDAKVKELLPDNKHLHNWLDMAAERIAFQGLPARICWVGLGDRHRLGLAFNEMVKNGELSAPIVIGRDHLDSGSVASPNRETESMKDGSDAVSDWPLLNALLNTASGATWVSLHHGGGVGMGFSQHSGVVICADGTDEAAERLSRVLWNDPATGVMRHADAGYDIALDCAKEKGLRLPGILGN
- a CDS encoding HutD family protein; protein product: MARLLRNSDHRRMPWKNGGGETVEVIVTPEGASLSDFGWRVSMATVASDGPFSVFPGIDRTLAVLSGEGMALSIEGLGDKLLTPVCAPLAFPADAPTTARLTGGPITDLNVMTRRVAFRHSLTHHIAEGSKALRDFAGERLLLALSPLGVSTAEGLVGLQPLDALVLDGSEKAEVLSVGESAAFYLVEITPA
- a CDS encoding aldo/keto reductase, giving the protein MRHRKFGRTGFTTTDIGFGAWQIGGAWGDVTEADGRAALNAALDAGMTFIDTADVYGDGRSEKIIADVLKDRGGQRPMVATKAGRRLSPHVADGYNKENLEGFIDRSLKNLGVERLDLVQLHCPPVEVYYRPEVFHALEEIKAAGKIANYGVSVEKVEEALKAIEYPGVVSVQIIYNIFRQRPAQLFFKEAARRHVAVIARVPLASGLLSGKINRDTAFAADDHRNFNRHGESFDVGETFAGVPFETGLQAVEEIRALVPTGATMAAFALRWILMADAVSVVIPGARNAEQAKANAIAASLPAIPDAVMEATREVYYRLVAPHVHDRW